One genomic segment of Fusobacterium nucleatum includes these proteins:
- a CDS encoding DUF1353 domain-containing protein: MEITKLVTHPLYDGKRHELFQDYIYEVNGYRITVPKGFITDLASVPRSFWTIFPPFGKYTPAAVIHDFLYSEHNTTGINRTLADKIFLHIMRELNVGFLKRKAMYRAVRLFGETSWKKKKDNEGYKDKAVIDKTDEAISYYGHWKKILKL, from the coding sequence ATGGAAATAACAAAACTAGTGACACATCCACTTTATGATGGAAAAAGACATGAGTTATTCCAGGATTATATTTATGAAGTTAATGGGTACAGGATTACTGTACCCAAAGGCTTTATTACAGATTTAGCTTCTGTTCCTCGTTCATTTTGGACAATATTCCCTCCATTTGGAAAATATACTCCAGCTGCTGTTATTCATGATTTTCTTTACAGTGAACACAATACAACAGGAATAAATAGAACTTTAGCTGATAAAATTTTCCTACATATTATGAGAGAATTGAATGTGGGATTTTTAAAAAGAAAGGCTATGTATAGAGCTGTAAGGCTATTTGGAGAAACTTCCTGGAAAAAGAAAAAAGATAATGAAGGCTATAAAGATAAGGCAGTAATAGATAAAACAGATGAAGCTATATCTTATTATGGTCATTGGAAAAAGATACTTAAATTGTAA
- a CDS encoding phage holin family protein, producing MWAYFIAFLIWLIGGFDTLAKVLMGLMLIDYASGVYAGYKLKNLNSKRAYKGIEKKLWILALLCGASLMHKLVPSIGFRNLVGIFYCATELLSIVENAAKAGVPIPKKLKKALEQLKEEDKEKEE from the coding sequence ATGTGGGCATATTTTATTGCTTTTTTAATTTGGCTTATTGGTGGGTTTGATACCCTAGCAAAGGTTTTAATGGGGTTAATGTTAATTGATTATGCATCAGGAGTATATGCTGGATATAAGTTAAAGAATCTAAATTCAAAAAGAGCATATAAAGGAATAGAAAAGAAGTTATGGATTTTAGCTTTATTGTGTGGAGCTTCATTAATGCATAAGTTAGTTCCAAGTATTGGTTTTAGAAATTTAGTTGGAATATTCTATTGTGCAACTGAATTATTAAGTATTGTAGAAAATGCAGCAAAAGCAGGAGTACCTATTCCAAAAAAATTAAAAAAAGCTCTTGAGCAATTGAAAGAAGAAGATAAAGAAAAGGAAGAATAA
- a CDS encoding AraC family transcriptional regulator produces the protein MNIIKFFNQTIDYIETTLEDKIDEKKIVQLSGYSYPMFSRIFSILTNYSLSEYIRLRRLTKAALDLRKNEEKVIDIAFKYQYESPDSFSLAFKKYHNCTPMEVKQGKDFKIFSPIHLSLTIKGGKAMEISIKKKEKFIVGGVKAENIETFQCPKVWEELFKKVSFNDLEKLGNGNSYGVCYETTSSKSINYIAAFDVKNVSEAKKLGLDTMEIPEAEYAVVKLKGKIPNCIHEGWKYVMEVFFPEHGYKHAGTPDFELYSEGDMESDNYEMELWVPIVKAE, from the coding sequence ATGAATATTATTAAATTCTTTAATCAGACCATAGACTATATTGAAACAACCCTAGAAGACAAGATTGATGAGAAAAAAATAGTTCAATTATCTGGATATTCATATCCTATGTTTAGTAGAATTTTTTCTATATTAACTAATTATTCATTAAGTGAGTATATTCGTTTAAGAAGATTAACAAAAGCAGCATTAGACCTAAGAAAAAATGAAGAAAAAGTTATCGATATTGCCTTTAAATATCAATATGAATCTCCTGATTCTTTTTCACTTGCTTTTAAAAAATATCATAATTGTACTCCTATGGAAGTAAAACAAGGTAAGGATTTTAAAATTTTCTCTCCTATTCACTTATCGTTGACAATTAAAGGAGGAAAAGCCATGGAAATTTCAATTAAAAAGAAAGAGAAATTTATAGTTGGAGGTGTCAAAGCAGAAAATATTGAAACTTTTCAATGTCCAAAAGTCTGGGAAGAACTATTTAAAAAAGTAAGTTTTAATGATTTAGAAAAGTTAGGAAATGGAAATTCTTATGGAGTGTGTTATGAAACAACAAGTTCTAAGTCAATTAATTACATAGCTGCCTTTGATGTTAAAAATGTATCTGAGGCTAAAAAATTAGGATTAGATACTATGGAAATTCCAGAGGCAGAATATGCTGTTGTTAAACTTAAAGGAAAAATTCCAAACTGTATCCATGAAGGGTGGAAATATGTAATGGAAGTATTTTTTCCAGAACATGGCTATAAACATGCAGGTACTCCTGATTTTGAACTTTATAGTGAAGGCGATATGGAAAGTGATAACTATGAAATGGAACTTTGGGTTCCTATTGTGAAAGCTGAATAA
- the citX gene encoding citrate lyase holo-[acyl-carrier protein] synthase: protein MQGIKVGIDEILNCREKRVAIQNEMIKKYNKPVISFTMNIPGPIKTNNEIKKAFDIGKNLILEKLKENNIEILEIQELNEDTGNELFISVDSQAEKIKNITIAIEESSELGRLFDIDVIDINFEKLSRKSFRKCLICEKQAQECGRSRKHSVGELQNKVEKILSKKLLKIK from the coding sequence ATGCAAGGTATAAAAGTTGGAATTGATGAAATTTTGAACTGTCGTGAAAAGAGAGTAGCTATTCAAAATGAAATGATAAAAAAATATAATAAACCAGTTATATCTTTCACTATGAATATTCCAGGTCCAATTAAAACAAACAATGAAATAAAAAAGGCTTTTGATATTGGAAAAAATTTAATTTTAGAAAAATTAAAAGAAAATAATATTGAAATTTTGGAAATTCAAGAACTTAATGAGGATACAGGAAATGAATTATTTATTTCTGTTGACAGTCAAGCAGAAAAAATAAAAAATATTACTATTGCTATTGAAGAAAGTTCTGAACTTGGAAGATTATTTGATATTGATGTTATTGATATAAATTTTGAAAAACTCTCAAGAAAGTCTTTTAGAAAATGCCTAATTTGTGAAAAGCAAGCCCAAGAATGTGGTAGAAGCAGAAAACATTCTGTTGGGGAGTTGCAAAATAAGGTGGAAAAAATTTTGAGTAAAAAGCTGTTGAAAATTAAGTAA
- a CDS encoding tyrosine-type recombinase/integrase — protein MQLMILENLKKENVEIYLEYLNSCKSSNWETWETTYKTYCNNFKLFLVWFQKTYKNRLLLSKDTLLEMPGIIENYRNYCRNLGNSKRTLMNKTTAISTFYAWCVRRNKIKYHPFSEKLDRLRFTERDKIRNSYFLTTEQILTVRLYMQVETKKYDLQDRILWELFLDSACRISAIQNLKLEQLDLENGYFTDVKEKEGYIVNAFFFQKCKELLKLWLKEREEKGITSEWLFITRYRKEYRQMTQGAIRQRIKKLGKILGIEDLYPHTLRKTAINLINNLAGLGLASSYANHSSSGVTSKHYIQKTSATEIRNTLIVARKKLGIF, from the coding sequence ATGCAATTAATGATTTTAGAAAATCTAAAAAAAGAAAATGTGGAAATTTATTTGGAGTATTTAAACAGTTGCAAGAGCAGTAATTGGGAAACTTGGGAAACAACTTATAAAACATATTGCAATAATTTTAAATTATTCCTGGTATGGTTTCAAAAAACTTATAAAAACAGGCTTTTATTAAGTAAAGACACTTTATTAGAAATGCCTGGCATAATAGAAAATTATAGAAATTATTGTAGGAATTTAGGAAATAGTAAAAGAACTTTAATGAATAAGACCACTGCAATATCAACATTCTATGCCTGGTGTGTTAGAAGAAATAAAATTAAATATCATCCATTTTCAGAGAAATTAGATAGATTAAGATTTACAGAAAGAGATAAGATAAGGAATAGCTATTTTTTAACAACAGAGCAAATACTGACTGTTCGTTTATATATGCAGGTTGAAACTAAAAAATATGATTTACAAGATAGAATTTTATGGGAACTATTCTTAGATAGTGCCTGTAGGATATCAGCAATTCAAAACTTAAAATTAGAGCAATTAGACTTGGAAAATGGATACTTTACAGATGTTAAAGAAAAAGAAGGTTATATAGTAAATGCTTTCTTTTTTCAAAAATGTAAGGAATTACTTAAATTATGGTTAAAAGAAAGAGAAGAAAAAGGAATTACATCTGAATGGCTATTTATTACAAGATATAGGAAAGAATATAGACAGATGACACAGGGAGCAATTAGGCAAAGAATAAAAAAGCTAGGGAAGATACTAGGGATAGAAGATTTATATCCACATACATTAAGAAAAACAGCCATAAATCTTATTAATAATTTAGCTGGATTAGGACTTGCTTCTAGTTATGCAAATCATAGCAGTAGTGGAGTTACAAGTAAACATTATATACAAAAAACAAGTGCTACAGAAATAAGAAATACTCTTATAGTAGCAAGGAAAAAATTAGGTATTTTTTAG
- a CDS encoding flavin reductase family protein — translation MTKRKINVLDYSTEILKALSKGILLTVKGDEKVNSMVISWGHLGIEWNKPIFITYVRENRYTKAILDKTLDFTINIPLDKMDTKIFSICGTKSGRDIDKIKEADLTLVNSEIVSSPAVKELPITLECKVLYKQKQVLDNLPEEIVKRDYPQDVDGTAVGSNRDSHTAYYGEIVAAYIIEE, via the coding sequence ATGACTAAAAGAAAAATCAATGTTTTAGATTATTCAACTGAAATTTTAAAAGCCTTATCAAAAGGAATACTTTTAACTGTAAAGGGTGATGAAAAGGTTAATTCCATGGTTATAAGCTGGGGACATCTTGGAATAGAATGGAATAAACCAATTTTTATTACTTATGTTAGGGAAAATAGATATACAAAAGCTATTTTAGATAAAACTTTGGATTTTACTATAAATATTCCACTGGATAAAATGGATACGAAAATATTTTCTATATGTGGGACAAAAAGTGGTAGAGACATAGATAAAATAAAAGAAGCAGATTTAACTCTTGTTAATTCTGAAATAGTATCTTCTCCTGCTGTAAAAGAATTACCAATTACTTTGGAATGTAAAGTTTTATATAAACAAAAACAAGTTTTAGACAATTTACCTGAAGAAATTGTAAAAAGAGATTATCCTCAAGATGTAGATGGAACTGCTGTTGGATCAAACAGAGATTCTCACACTGCTTACTATGGAGAAATTGTTGCAGCTTATATAATTGAAGAATAA
- a CDS encoding fructose bisphosphate aldolase, whose amino-acid sequence MNEKLEKMRNGKGFIAALDQSGGSTPKALKLYGVNENEYSNDKEMFDLIHKMRTRIIKSPAFNETKILGAILFEQTMDSKIDGKYTADFLWEEKKVLPFLKIDKGLNDLDADGVQTMKPNPTLPELLKKANERHIFGTKMRSVIKKASPAGIARVVEQQFEVAAQIVAAGLIPIIEPEVDINNVDKVQCEEILRDEIRKHLNALPETSNVMLKLTLPTVENFYEEFTKHPRVVRVVALSGGYSREKANDILSKNKGVIASFSRALTEGLSAQQTDDEFNKTIASSIEGIYEASVK is encoded by the coding sequence ATGAACGAAAAATTAGAAAAAATGAGAAATGGAAAAGGATTTATTGCTGCACTTGACCAAAGTGGAGGAAGTACACCAAAAGCATTAAAATTATATGGTGTAAATGAAAATGAATACTCAAATGATAAAGAAATGTTTGACTTAATCCATAAAATGAGAACTAGAATTATTAAAAGTCCTGCTTTTAATGAAACAAAAATTTTAGGAGCTATCTTATTTGAACAAACTATGGATAGCAAAATTGATGGAAAATATACAGCAGATTTCTTATGGGAAGAAAAGAAAGTATTACCTTTCTTAAAAATAGATAAAGGTCTTAATGACTTAGATGCTGATGGTGTTCAAACAATGAAACCAAATCCAACTTTACCAGAACTTTTAAAGAAAGCTAATGAAAGACATATATTTGGTACTAAAATGCGTTCTGTTATCAAAAAAGCGTCTCCTGCTGGAATAGCAAGAGTTGTTGAACAACAATTTGAAGTTGCTGCTCAAATAGTTGCTGCTGGACTTATCCCTATAATAGAACCAGAAGTAGATATAAACAATGTGGATAAAGTTCAATGTGAAGAAATATTAAGAGATGAAATCAGAAAACATCTTAATGCTTTACCAGAAACTTCAAATGTAATGTTAAAATTAACTTTACCAACAGTTGAAAATTTCTATGAAGAATTTACAAAACACCCAAGAGTAGTTAGAGTTGTTGCTCTATCTGGTGGATATTCAAGAGAAAAAGCAAATGATATTCTTTCTAAGAATAAAGGAGTTATCGCAAGTTTCTCAAGAGCATTAACAGAAGGTTTATCAGCTCAACAAACTGATGATGAATTCAATAAAACTATAGCAAGTTCTATTGAAGGAATTTATGAAGCTTCTGTAAAATAA
- the htpG gene encoding molecular chaperone HtpG yields MKKEEKIFKAETKELLNLMIHSIYTNKEIFLRELISNANDAIDKLKFQSLTDTDILKGNDKFKIDISVDKDNRILTISDNGIGMTYEEVDDNIGTIAKSGSKLFKEQLEEAKKGDIDIIGQFGVGFYSGFIVADKITLETKSPYSENGVKWISSGDGNYEIEEISKQDRGTKITLHLKDGDEYNEFLEDWKIKDLVKKYSNYIRYEIYFGDEVINSTKPIWKKDKKELKDEDYNEFYKATFHDWNAPLLHINLKVQGNIEYNALLFIPKKLPFDYYTKNFKRGLQLYTKNVFIMEKCEDLIPEYFNFISGLVDCDSLSLNISREILQQNAELQVISKNLEKKITSELEKILKNDREKYVEFWKEFGRSIKAGVQDMFGMNKEKLQDLLIFVSSHDDKYTTLKEYVDRMGDNKEILYVPAESVDAAKYLPKMEKLKEQGREVLILTDKIDEFTLMAMRDYSGKEFKSINSSDFKFFDDKEKEEEVKKIADENKELIEKAKEFLKDKVCEVELSNNIGNSASSLLAKGGLSLEMEKTLSEMTNNNDMPKAEKVLAINPEHVLFNRLKSSINTEDFNKLVDVLYNQALLLEGFNVENPAEFIKNLNSLIK; encoded by the coding sequence ATGAAAAAAGAAGAAAAAATTTTTAAGGCAGAGACTAAGGAATTGCTTAATCTTATGATACATTCAATCTATACAAATAAGGAAATATTTTTAAGAGAATTAATCTCTAATGCAAATGATGCTATTGATAAGTTAAAATTCCAGTCATTAACAGATACTGATATTTTAAAAGGTAATGATAAATTTAAAATAGATATCAGTGTTGATAAGGATAATAGAATTTTAACTATAAGTGATAATGGTATAGGAATGACTTATGAAGAAGTTGATGATAATATTGGAACTATTGCAAAATCTGGTTCAAAATTATTTAAAGAACAATTAGAAGAAGCTAAAAAAGGTGATATAGATATTATAGGGCAGTTTGGAGTAGGATTTTATTCAGGTTTTATTGTAGCTGATAAAATTACTTTGGAAACTAAATCTCCTTATTCAGAAAATGGTGTAAAATGGATTTCTAGTGGAGATGGAAACTATGAAATAGAAGAAATTTCAAAACAAGACAGAGGAACTAAGATAACACTTCACCTAAAAGATGGAGATGAATATAACGAATTTTTAGAAGATTGGAAGATAAAAGATTTAGTAAAAAAATATTCTAACTATATAAGATATGAGATTTATTTTGGAGATGAAGTTATAAATTCAACTAAACCTATTTGGAAAAAAGATAAAAAAGAATTAAAAGATGAAGACTACAATGAATTTTACAAAGCAACTTTCCATGATTGGAATGCCCCATTATTACATATAAATTTAAAAGTACAAGGTAATATTGAATATAATGCATTATTATTTATACCTAAAAAATTACCTTTTGACTATTATACTAAAAACTTTAAAAGAGGTTTACAACTTTATACTAAAAATGTATTCATTATGGAAAAATGTGAAGATTTAATCCCTGAATACTTTAATTTTATTTCTGGACTTGTTGATTGTGATAGTCTATCACTTAATATTTCAAGAGAAATATTACAACAAAATGCTGAATTACAAGTAATTTCTAAAAACTTAGAAAAGAAAATTACTTCTGAATTAGAAAAAATCTTAAAAAATGATAGAGAAAAATATGTTGAATTCTGGAAAGAGTTTGGTAGAAGTATAAAAGCTGGAGTTCAGGATATGTTTGGTATGAATAAGGAGAAATTACAAGATTTGTTGATATTTGTATCTTCTCATGATGATAAATACACTACATTAAAAGAATATGTGGATAGAATGGGGGATAACAAAGAAATTCTTTATGTACCAGCTGAAAGTGTGGATGCTGCAAAATACTTACCAAAAATGGAAAAGTTAAAAGAACAAGGTAGAGAAGTCTTAATTTTAACTGATAAAATAGATGAGTTTACCTTGATGGCTATGAGAGATTATTCAGGTAAAGAATTTAAGTCTATAAATAGTTCAGATTTTAAATTCTTTGATGATAAGGAAAAAGAGGAAGAAGTTAAAAAGATAGCTGATGAAAATAAAGAATTAATTGAAAAAGCAAAAGAATTTTTAAAAGATAAAGTTTGTGAAGTTGAATTAAGTAATAATATAGGAAATTCTGCTTCATCACTTCTTGCAAAAGGTGGACTTAGCTTAGAAATGGAAAAAACTTTATCTGAAATGACAAATAATAATGATATGCCTAAGGCAGAAAAAGTATTGGCAATAAACCCAGAACATGTATTATTTAATAGATTAAAAAGTTCAATTAATACAGAAGATTTCAATAAATTAGTAGATGTATTATATAATCAAGCTCTACTTTTAGAAGGATTTAATGTTGAAAATCCAGCTGAATTTATAAAAAATCTTAATAGCTTAATAAAATAG
- a CDS encoding N-acetylmuramoyl-L-alanine amidase, whose protein sequence is MKKFALVIGHNPRGKGAYSKYLNLSEYEYWRDVCDEINNLDDNIDIYSRKAEQNYIQEMKPVVDEINKHNYELALELHFNAASPQANGCESLVYFKNEQAKKYAELFMKKLKTEYGSNIRKEWNKLKEKKIDKNGKEVMIEKTVETEGIILITDSKTRGGYGICNTNCTYVLVEPFFGTNEEASKFKDVRKMAHFIVDFINSIKI, encoded by the coding sequence ATGAAAAAATTCGCATTAGTGATTGGACATAATCCAAGAGGAAAAGGGGCATACAGTAAATATCTAAATTTATCTGAATATGAATACTGGAGAGATGTCTGTGATGAGATAAATAACTTAGATGATAATATTGATATTTACTCAAGAAAAGCTGAACAAAATTACATTCAAGAAATGAAACCTGTTGTTGATGAAATTAATAAGCATAATTATGAATTAGCTTTAGAATTACATTTTAATGCTGCTTCTCCACAAGCAAATGGATGTGAAAGTTTAGTTTATTTTAAGAATGAACAAGCTAAAAAATATGCTGAACTTTTTATGAAAAAATTAAAAACTGAGTATGGAAGCAATATAAGAAAAGAATGGAACAAATTAAAAGAAAAGAAAATAGATAAAAATGGTAAGGAAGTAATGATAGAAAAGACAGTAGAAACAGAGGGGATAATCCTCATTACTGATTCCAAAACGAGAGGAGGTTATGGAATATGCAATACAAATTGTACTTATGTTTTGGTTGAACCCTTCTTCGGAACTAACGAAGAAGCAAGTAAATTTAAAGATGTAAGAAAAATGGCACATTTTATAGTTGATTTTATAAATAGTATTAAAATTTAG
- the citC gene encoding [citrate (pro-3S)-lyase] ligase, whose protein sequence is MYISKIYPNDKKNLKLIDELLAKEKIRKDKNLDYTCAMFDDDMNIIATGSCFKNTLRCLAVDNSHQGEGLMNQIVTHLVDYEFSRGLTHLFLYTKNKSMKFFKDLGFFEIVNIENQIVFMENRRTGFSDYLDNLKKDLKVGKNIASLIMNANPFTLGHQYLVEKASSENDVLHLFIVSDDSSLVPFEVRKKLVIEGTKHLKNICYHETGDYIISSATFPSYFQKDEVAVIESQANLDIEIFTKIAKVLNINRRYVGEEPNSLVTNIYNQTMLKKLPENNIECVVVPRKKYSDNVISASTVRQIIKNGNLEDLKSLVPETTYNYFLSDEAKDVIDKIRSQDNVIHY, encoded by the coding sequence ATGTATATTTCAAAAATATATCCAAATGATAAAAAAAATCTTAAATTAATAGATGAGTTATTGGCAAAAGAAAAAATTAGAAAAGATAAAAATTTAGATTATACCTGTGCTATGTTTGATGATGATATGAATATTATTGCAACTGGAAGTTGTTTTAAAAATACTTTAAGATGTCTTGCTGTTGATAACTCTCATCAAGGAGAAGGGCTTATGAATCAAATAGTTACTCATCTTGTAGATTATGAATTTTCAAGAGGTTTAACTCATTTATTTCTATATACTAAAAATAAATCTATGAAATTTTTTAAAGATTTAGGTTTTTTTGAAATTGTAAATATAGAAAATCAAATTGTATTTATGGAAAATAGAAGAACAGGATTTTCTGATTATTTAGATAATTTAAAAAAGGATTTAAAAGTTGGAAAAAATATAGCTTCCCTTATTATGAATGCCAATCCTTTCACACTTGGACACCAATATTTAGTTGAAAAAGCCTCTAGTGAAAATGATGTATTACATCTATTTATAGTAAGTGATGATAGTAGTTTAGTTCCTTTTGAAGTTAGGAAGAAACTTGTTATAGAGGGAACAAAACATTTAAAAAATATTTGTTATCATGAAACAGGAGATTATATAATAAGCAGTGCAACATTTCCAAGCTATTTTCAAAAAGATGAAGTTGCAGTAATAGAAAGTCAAGCAAATTTAGATATTGAAATTTTTACTAAAATTGCTAAGGTTTTAAATATTAATAGGCGTTATGTTGGTGAAGAACCTAATAGCTTGGTAACAAATATCTATAATCAAACTATGTTAAAAAAATTACCAGAGAATAATATAGAATGTGTAGTAGTACCTAGAAAAAAATATTCTGACAATGTTATAAGTGCCTCAACAGTTAGACAAATAATAAAAAATGGGAATTTAGAAGATTTAAAAAGTCTTGTGCCAGAAACTACTTATAATTATTTTTTAAGTGATGAAGCAAAAGATGTTATAGATAAAATTCGTTCACAAGACAATGTAATTCATTATTAA
- a CDS encoding O-methyltransferase — MLEELKEANEYISSKIDKYKSSNLELIKEIEKDAEINNVPIISKEIREYLKFIIRTNKNIKNILEIGTATGYSGIIMSEEIQGRNGTLTTIEIDEDRFKIAQSNFEKSNLKGIEQIFGDATEEIEKINKNFDFIFIDAAKGQYKKFFEDSYKLLNEGGIVFIDNILFRGYLYKESPKRFKTIVKRLDEFIDYLYENFDFVLLPISDGVGLVYKKIKKSN; from the coding sequence ATGTTAGAAGAATTAAAAGAGGCAAATGAGTATATTTCATCAAAAATAGATAAATATAAAAGTTCAAACTTAGAATTGATAAAAGAAATAGAAAAAGATGCAGAAATAAATAATGTTCCTATAATAAGTAAAGAAATTAGAGAGTATCTTAAATTTATTATAAGAACCAATAAAAATATTAAAAATATTTTAGAAATTGGAACTGCAACAGGCTATTCTGGAATTATTATGTCAGAAGAAATTCAAGGTAGAAATGGAACTTTAACAACAATAGAAATTGATGAAGATAGATTTAAAATAGCTCAGTCTAATTTTGAAAAATCTAATTTAAAAGGAATAGAACAAATTTTTGGAGATGCAACAGAAGAAATTGAAAAAATAAATAAAAATTTTGATTTTATATTTATTGATGCAGCTAAGGGACAGTATAAGAAATTTTTTGAAGATTCTTACAAGCTTTTAAATGAAGGTGGAATAGTATTTATTGATAATATTTTATTTAGAGGTTATTTATATAAGGAAAGTCCTAAAAGATTTAAAACAATAGTTAAAAGACTAGATGAATTTATAGATTATCTTTATGAAAACTTTGATTTTGTCTTACTTCCTATTTCTGATGGAGTTGGACTTGTCTATAAAAAAATTAAAAAATCCAATTAA